In the genome of Christensenella timonensis, one region contains:
- a CDS encoding ClC family H(+)/Cl(-) exchange transporter — MKNSANDTHTVLHRFKNFRYGLLVQGIVVGALAGLVSVLFRLAIENANEVLSFILSAAGQNILLMVAWFGVLMIFAVITAKLVRWQPMISGSGIPQVEGEIHGVFSQSWWKVLVGKFAGGVLSIGAGLSLGREGPSIQLGAMMGKGFSRMTKRIKVEEKLLMTCGASAGLAAAFNAPFAGVLFSLEELHKNFSIEVLLSTMAASVTADFISRNVFGLKPIFSFHLTQNIPLDLYWVILILGAVLGVGGALYNFCIKKSQQLYGKMKKVRLEFRLMIPFFCAGLLGFTFPAVLGGGNQLIPMLIDGKFALAMVFAIFLVKFIFSMVSFGSGAPGGIFLPLLVLGALLGGGLGMAMIDGFGLPQDLLQNFIILAMAGFFAAIVRAPITGIILICEMTGSFTQLLSLTLVSLIAYAVADLLKAKPIYEQLLERIIETNGEKQTAESGGNKILLEIPVHHGAPICMKKISEIKWPQQSLIVAVRRGSHEIIPKGTVRIRPGDILIVLCNEENSYMAREQIVGWCQTA; from the coding sequence ATGAAAAACAGCGCGAATGATACCCATACGGTATTGCACCGCTTTAAAAATTTCAGATACGGCCTGTTGGTGCAGGGGATCGTCGTGGGGGCGCTTGCGGGACTGGTTTCCGTACTATTCCGCCTGGCGATCGAAAATGCAAACGAGGTGCTGTCCTTCATCCTTTCGGCAGCAGGGCAAAATATTTTACTGATGGTCGCCTGGTTTGGCGTACTGATGATTTTTGCGGTGATCACTGCAAAGCTCGTGCGCTGGCAGCCGATGATCAGCGGCAGCGGCATCCCGCAGGTAGAAGGGGAGATACACGGCGTATTCAGCCAAAGCTGGTGGAAGGTACTGGTTGGCAAATTCGCCGGCGGCGTGCTCAGCATCGGCGCAGGATTGTCGCTTGGGCGGGAAGGCCCGTCCATACAATTGGGCGCGATGATGGGAAAAGGCTTTTCGCGCATGACCAAACGGATCAAGGTGGAAGAAAAGCTCCTGATGACGTGTGGTGCGAGCGCGGGGCTGGCGGCGGCTTTTAACGCGCCGTTTGCAGGCGTGCTGTTTTCGCTTGAGGAACTGCATAAGAATTTTTCGATCGAGGTTCTCTTATCCACCATGGCGGCTTCCGTTACGGCGGATTTTATTTCGCGAAACGTATTCGGACTTAAGCCTATTTTCAGCTTCCACCTGACGCAGAACATTCCGCTCGACCTTTACTGGGTGATCCTGATCCTGGGCGCCGTGCTTGGCGTGGGCGGGGCGCTATATAATTTTTGCATCAAAAAATCCCAGCAGCTTTACGGAAAAATGAAAAAGGTCAGGTTGGAATTCCGCCTGATGATCCCATTTTTTTGTGCGGGGCTGTTGGGCTTCACATTCCCTGCGGTACTCGGCGGCGGGAACCAGCTGATCCCCATGCTGATCGACGGAAAATTCGCACTGGCAATGGTGTTTGCGATCTTCCTGGTCAAATTTATTTTTTCTATGGTAAGCTTTGGTTCGGGCGCGCCGGGGGGGATCTTTTTGCCGTTGCTCGTGCTGGGCGCGCTGCTGGGCGGCGGGCTGGGCATGGCGATGATCGACGGGTTCGGCTTGCCGCAGGACCTGCTGCAAAATTTTATCATACTGGCCATGGCGGGTTTCTTTGCCGCCATCGTACGCGCGCCGATTACGGGCATCATCCTGATATGCGAAATGACGGGGTCGTTTACGCAGCTTCTGTCGCTGACCCTCGTATCGCTGATCGCGTATGCCGTGGCCGACCTTTTGAAAGCAAAGCCAATCTATGAACAGCTTTTAGAGCGGATTATCGAAACCAACGGCGAAAAACAGACCGCGGAAAGTGGAGGAAATAAAATACTGCTTGAAATCCCCGTGCATCACGGGGCGCCGATTTGCATGAAAAAAATCAGTGAAATAAAGTGGCCGCAGCAAAGCCTGATTGTGGCGGTGCGGCGGGGCAGCCATGAAATCATCCCCAAGGGAACGGTGCGTATCCGCCCGGGCGATATCCTGATCGTCCTTTGCAACGAGGAAAATTCATATATGGCGAGGGAACAGATCGTAGGCTGGTGCCAGACCGCCTAG
- the leuC gene encoding 3-isopropylmalate dehydratase large subunit, translated as MGMTMTQKILAAHAGLPSVTAGQLISIKLDMVLGNDITSPVAIREFNKTGKDVFDKNKISLVMDHFTPNKDIKAAEQCKLVREFAMKHGIANFFDVGTMGIEHALLPEKGLVVAGDAVIGADSHTCTYGALGAFSTGVGSTDMAAAMATGKVWLKVPQAIRFNLKGELKKYVSGKDVILHIIGMIGVSGALYQSMEFGGPGLASLTMDDRLCMANMAIEAGGKNGIFEVDEQTVEYLRSHSDREFTVYAPDEEADYARVIDIDLSQLKSTVSFPHLPENTKTIDEVGDIRIDQVVIGSCTNGRISDLRAAADILVGRKVAKNVRTIIFPATQAIYLQAMEEGLLKIFIEAGCAVSTPTCGPCLGGHCGILAEGERAVATTNRNFVGRMGHVKSEVYLASPQVAAASAVAGRIASPTEL; from the coding sequence ATGGGCATGACAATGACGCAAAAAATACTGGCTGCGCACGCGGGGCTTCCCAGTGTTACGGCGGGGCAGCTGATCTCCATCAAGCTGGACATGGTGCTGGGCAACGATATCACTTCGCCTGTCGCGATCCGCGAGTTCAACAAGACGGGCAAGGATGTATTTGACAAAAACAAGATATCTTTGGTGATGGATCATTTTACGCCAAACAAGGATATCAAGGCGGCAGAACAGTGCAAGCTGGTACGTGAGTTTGCGATGAAGCACGGTATCGCCAATTTCTTTGACGTAGGTACGATGGGCATCGAGCACGCGCTCCTCCCGGAAAAGGGATTGGTCGTCGCGGGAGATGCTGTCATCGGCGCGGATTCGCATACGTGTACATACGGCGCATTGGGCGCTTTTTCCACGGGCGTTGGTTCTACGGACATGGCGGCGGCCATGGCGACCGGAAAGGTATGGCTTAAAGTGCCGCAGGCCATCCGCTTCAATTTAAAAGGCGAGCTCAAAAAGTACGTGAGCGGCAAGGACGTGATCCTGCACATCATCGGCATGATCGGTGTTTCGGGCGCGCTTTACCAGTCCATGGAATTCGGCGGGCCGGGGCTTGCTTCGCTTACGATGGACGACCGCTTGTGCATGGCCAATATGGCGATCGAAGCGGGCGGTAAAAACGGCATCTTTGAGGTGGATGAGCAGACGGTTGAATATCTGCGCAGCCATTCCGACCGTGAGTTTACCGTCTATGCGCCGGACGAGGAGGCGGATTATGCGCGCGTGATCGACATCGACTTATCACAGTTAAAGTCCACGGTATCCTTCCCGCATCTTCCGGAAAACACCAAGACCATCGACGAGGTAGGCGATATTAGGATCGACCAGGTCGTGATCGGTTCGTGCACGAACGGCAGGATCAGCGATTTGCGCGCGGCGGCGGATATCCTCGTGGGAAGGAAGGTCGCAAAAAACGTGCGTACGATCATCTTCCCGGCGACACAGGCGATCTATCTGCAGGCCATGGAGGAAGGACTGCTGAAAATATTTATCGAGGCGGGCTGCGCCGTTTCCACGCCTACCTGCGGGCCATGCCTCGGCGGACACTGCGGGATCCTGGCAGAGGGAGAGCGCGCGGTGGCGACCACCAACCGGAACTTTGTGGGCCGGATGGGGCATGTGAAATCTGAAGTATACCTGGCAAGCCCGCAGGTGGCGGCGGCCAGCGCGGTGGCGGGCAGGATCGCTTCACCGACTGAGCTATAA
- the cimA gene encoding citramalate synthase produces MDKKIYTFDSTLRDGMQGEGIAFSVEDKLNIVHALDKLGIDFIEAGNPGSNPKDLEFFRRIATEKPRHAKLCAFGSTRRKNICPEEDANVCSLLEAETPAVSIFGKAWDLHVLKVLNTTLEENLNMIESTVAYMKRHDKYVVFDAEHFFDGYMANPEYAMLALDAAARGGADVLCLCDTNGGTFPTDIADITGRMVRTFPEAEIGIHCHNDTGMAVSQTMMAVEAGATQVQGTFIGYGERCGNANLSTIIPNLELKRGYTVLGKGNLKRLTETARQVADISNIWLPSGSPYVGSSAFAHKGGMHIDGVKKIRESFEHVDPQSVGNNRRYLMSEVSGKATILKKIQRIEPSVGSKDPVVGELVDKLKQLEFEGYQFEAAEQSFELVIRRLLGKYKKYFELEYFKIIGEQPLKDAEYPSSAIIKVKVGDESRITGAEGDGPVHALDLALRNALKGFYPSLVDMRLVDYKVRVLESSATTAAKVRVLIESTDGKHRWNTVGVSTDIIEASFLALTDSIEYKLALDENENNTN; encoded by the coding sequence ATGGATAAAAAAATCTACACGTTCGATTCCACCCTGCGCGATGGGATGCAGGGGGAAGGCATCGCTTTCTCGGTGGAAGACAAACTGAATATCGTACATGCACTCGATAAGCTCGGCATCGATTTTATCGAAGCGGGAAATCCCGGTTCCAATCCGAAAGACCTGGAGTTTTTCCGCAGGATCGCTACTGAGAAGCCAAGGCACGCCAAGCTGTGCGCCTTCGGCAGTACGCGGCGCAAAAATATTTGCCCGGAAGAGGATGCCAACGTATGCAGCCTGCTGGAAGCGGAAACTCCGGCAGTTTCGATCTTCGGAAAAGCGTGGGACTTGCATGTATTAAAAGTATTAAATACCACGCTGGAAGAAAACCTTAACATGATCGAGAGTACGGTCGCCTATATGAAGCGGCACGACAAGTACGTTGTTTTTGACGCGGAGCACTTTTTCGACGGCTATATGGCCAATCCGGAATATGCAATGCTCGCCCTTGACGCGGCAGCCCGCGGCGGCGCGGACGTGCTTTGCCTGTGCGACACGAACGGAGGCACGTTCCCCACAGATATCGCGGATATCACGGGGCGCATGGTGAGGACGTTCCCCGAAGCGGAGATCGGCATCCATTGCCACAACGATACGGGCATGGCGGTCAGCCAGACCATGATGGCAGTGGAGGCGGGCGCTACGCAGGTGCAGGGCACGTTTATCGGTTATGGGGAGCGCTGTGGAAACGCAAACCTTTCCACGATTATCCCCAACCTTGAGCTCAAGCGCGGTTATACCGTGCTGGGGAAAGGGAACTTAAAACGCCTCACGGAAACGGCGCGGCAGGTCGCGGACATTTCCAATATCTGGCTGCCGTCGGGGAGCCCATATGTGGGGAGCAGCGCCTTTGCGCACAAGGGCGGCATGCACATCGACGGGGTGAAGAAGATCCGCGAAAGCTTTGAGCATGTGGATCCGCAGAGTGTCGGCAACAACCGCCGGTACCTGATGAGCGAGGTATCCGGCAAGGCGACGATCCTAAAGAAGATACAACGGATCGAGCCATCCGTTGGCTCCAAGGATCCGGTCGTGGGCGAGCTGGTCGACAAGTTAAAGCAGCTTGAGTTCGAGGGCTATCAATTCGAGGCGGCGGAGCAAAGCTTTGAACTGGTGATCCGCAGGCTGTTGGGCAAATACAAAAAGTATTTTGAATTGGAATACTTCAAGATCATCGGCGAACAGCCGCTAAAGGATGCGGAATATCCTTCGTCCGCGATCATCAAGGTCAAGGTAGGCGATGAATCGCGTATCACGGGCGCGGAAGGCGACGGCCCGGTGCATGCGCTCGACCTCGCGCTTCGTAACGCGCTCAAGGGATTTTATCCGTCGCTTGTGGACATGCGGCTTGTGGACTACAAGGTGCGCGTGCTGGAAAGCTCGGCAACGACGGCCGCAAAGGTACGCGTCCTCATTGAATCCACGGACGGAAAGCACCGCTGGAACACGGTTGGCGTTTCCACAGACATCATTGAGGCAAGCTTTTTGGCGCTCACGGACTCCATCGAGTATAAGCTTGCGCTGGATGAGAACGAAAACAATACGAACTGA
- the leuD gene encoding 3-isopropylmalate dehydratase small subunit, protein MNAKGTVLKYGDNIDTDVIIPARYLNTSDSKELASHCMEDIDTEFVKKVKKGDIMVGGKNFGCGSSREHAPIAIKESGISCVIAASFARIFYRNSINIGLPILECEEASREIKNGDEVEVDFDTGQIRDLTTGKEYRAQPFPPFIQDIIAAGGLIAAVGQDKL, encoded by the coding sequence ATGAATGCAAAAGGGACTGTTTTAAAATATGGGGACAATATCGATACGGACGTGATCATCCCCGCGCGTTATTTGAATACATCGGACTCAAAGGAACTTGCGTCGCACTGCATGGAGGATATCGATACGGAATTCGTAAAGAAGGTCAAAAAAGGCGACATCATGGTGGGCGGTAAAAACTTTGGCTGCGGCTCGTCGCGCGAGCATGCGCCCATCGCCATCAAGGAATCGGGCATCAGCTGCGTGATTGCGGCGAGCTTTGCACGCATTTTCTACCGCAACTCCATCAACATCGGGCTGCCCATCCTCGAATGTGAGGAAGCGTCCCGGGAGATCAAAAACGGCGACGAGGTGGAAGTGGACTTTGACACCGGGCAGATCCGTGACCTGACGACAGGAAAGGAATACCGCGCCCAGCCGTTCCCGCCGTTTATCCAGGATATCATTGCGGCAGGCGGGCTCATTGCGGCGGTGGGACAGGATAAGCTGTAA
- a CDS encoding prephenate dehydrogenase, with translation MKIGVVGLGLMGGSLARALKKYTSHTVCGVDKDPAVLAAAYDAGSIDCDGDVSCCDIIFVCLFPQDSIDYMLRTEFREGAVVADICGVKRAVEDRVALPLFERNLRYVGTHPMAGRETGGFGNSDADLYQGASFIITLTEHTDEQAKAEISRLAREIGFTRITECSARKHDEVIGYTSQLAHVVSNAYVKSRAAQDFKGFSAGSFMDLTRVALLDPEMWSELFLLNGDILAGEIDELVENVSALRDAIRAGNGQALRALLKDGSDRKKRLNEESK, from the coding sequence ATGAAGATAGGCGTAGTCGGACTGGGCCTGATGGGCGGCTCGCTTGCCCGTGCCCTCAAAAAATATACGTCCCACACCGTTTGCGGGGTGGATAAAGACCCTGCAGTCCTTGCTGCCGCCTATGATGCAGGCTCGATCGACTGCGACGGTGATGTCTCCTGCTGCGATATCATATTCGTGTGCCTTTTCCCGCAGGACAGCATCGATTACATGCTGCGTACAGAATTCCGGGAGGGTGCTGTCGTCGCCGATATCTGCGGCGTCAAACGGGCAGTCGAAGACCGGGTTGCCCTGCCCCTTTTCGAGCGGAACCTGCGCTATGTGGGCACGCACCCCATGGCCGGCAGGGAAACGGGCGGTTTTGGAAACAGCGACGCCGACCTTTACCAGGGTGCAAGTTTCATTATCACCCTTACGGAGCATACGGACGAACAGGCTAAGGCAGAGATTTCCCGCCTGGCACGGGAGATCGGTTTTACGCGCATTACGGAATGTTCCGCGCGCAAGCACGACGAGGTGATCGGTTATACTTCCCAGCTCGCGCATGTTGTTTCCAATGCTTATGTAAAAAGCAGGGCCGCACAGGACTTCAAAGGCTTTTCCGCCGGAAGCTTTATGGACTTGACGCGCGTTGCCCTCCTTGATCCCGAAATGTGGTCGGAGCTTTTCCTGCTGAACGGGGACATTTTAGCAGGCGAGATCGACGAACTGGTCGAAAACGTTTCCGCGTTGCGCGACGCGATCCGTGCCGGGAATGGGCAAGCCTTACGCGCACTCTTGAAGGATGGCAGCGACAGGAAAAAACGCCTTAACGAGGAGAGCAAATGA
- the ilvD gene encoding dihydroxy-acid dehydratase, whose protein sequence is MNSDNIKTGAQRAPHRSLLYALGLTKEELERPIIAVVSAQSEIIPGHVHLDTVAQAVKDGIRMAGGTPIEVPAIGVCDGIAMNHMGMHYSLPSRELIADSVETLLIAHAFDGAVLVPNCDKVVPGMLMAAARVNIPAVFCSGGPMMAGRFREEKTSLSSMFEAVGQHARGSISDEELEDFEQKACPGCGSCSGMYTANSMNCLTEVLGMALPGNGTIPAVMAARTALAKHAGMQVMELVKRNVCPRDIMTGDAFANAVTVDMALGCSTNSMLHLPAIAHECGIKIDLHQVNGISEKTPNLCHLAPAGHHYIEELNECGGVTAVMAELAKKDLIRDNKTVDGSVKQRIKNAKIKGDVIRPIDDPYSKTGGIAILYGNIAPNGCVVKRSAVAPEMLKSTCRARVFDCEEDANAAILGGRIEKGDVVVIRYEGPKGGPGMREMLAPTSNLAGMGLDKDVALLTDGRFSGASRGAAIGHVSPEAAAGGPIAYVQEGDIIEIDISAYSIRLKVSDDEWQKRLTNSQPKPPKVQAGWLARYARMVTSADTGAILE, encoded by the coding sequence ATGAACAGTGACAACATTAAAACAGGCGCGCAACGTGCGCCGCACCGCTCCCTGCTGTATGCGTTGGGGCTGACAAAAGAAGAATTGGAACGCCCAATCATTGCGGTGGTAAGCGCGCAGAGCGAGATCATTCCCGGGCATGTGCACCTTGATACGGTCGCGCAGGCGGTTAAAGACGGCATACGCATGGCGGGCGGTACGCCCATCGAGGTTCCGGCCATCGGCGTATGCGACGGGATCGCGATGAACCACATGGGCATGCATTATTCGCTGCCCTCACGCGAGCTGATCGCCGACAGCGTGGAGACGCTGCTCATCGCGCATGCCTTTGACGGCGCAGTATTGGTTCCCAACTGTGACAAGGTCGTCCCCGGCATGCTGATGGCGGCGGCGAGGGTCAATATCCCGGCGGTCTTTTGTTCGGGCGGCCCCATGATGGCCGGACGGTTCCGCGAAGAAAAGACGAGCCTTTCCAGCATGTTTGAAGCGGTCGGCCAGCATGCAAGAGGATCGATCAGTGACGAGGAGCTGGAGGATTTTGAACAAAAAGCATGCCCGGGATGCGGGAGCTGCTCGGGCATGTATACCGCAAACTCCATGAATTGCCTAACAGAGGTATTGGGCATGGCGCTGCCCGGAAACGGGACGATCCCGGCGGTGATGGCGGCGAGGACTGCGCTTGCAAAGCACGCGGGCATGCAGGTCATGGAGCTGGTAAAGCGGAACGTGTGTCCGCGCGATATCATGACGGGCGATGCGTTTGCAAATGCGGTCACAGTAGATATGGCGCTTGGCTGCAGCACGAACAGCATGCTGCACCTGCCGGCGATCGCGCACGAATGCGGTATTAAAATCGACCTTCACCAGGTCAATGGGATCAGCGAGAAAACGCCAAACCTGTGCCATCTGGCTCCGGCGGGGCATCATTATATCGAAGAGCTGAACGAATGCGGCGGCGTTACGGCAGTGATGGCGGAACTTGCTAAAAAAGACCTGATCCGCGACAACAAAACGGTAGACGGCAGCGTGAAGCAGCGCATTAAAAATGCAAAGATCAAGGGCGATGTGATCCGGCCGATCGACGACCCGTATTCCAAAACAGGCGGGATTGCCATACTGTACGGAAATATAGCGCCAAACGGCTGTGTGGTCAAGCGGTCGGCAGTCGCGCCGGAGATGCTGAAATCGACGTGCAGGGCTCGGGTGTTCGACTGCGAAGAGGACGCGAATGCGGCGATCCTCGGCGGACGTATCGAAAAGGGCGACGTAGTGGTGATCCGCTACGAGGGCCCCAAAGGAGGACCGGGTATGCGCGAGATGCTCGCCCCCACCTCCAACCTGGCTGGGATGGGCCTTGACAAAGATGTCGCGCTTTTAACGGACGGCCGGTTTTCCGGTGCCTCGCGCGGCGCGGCGATCGGGCACGTTTCTCCCGAAGCGGCGGCAGGCGGCCCTATTGCCTATGTGCAGGAAGGGGATATCATAGAGATCGATATAAGCGCATATTCCATCCGCCTGAAAGTCAGCGATGACGAATGGCAAAAACGACTTACGAACTCGCAGCCAAAGCCCCCGAAAGTTCAGGCGGGCTGGCTCGCGAGATATGCAAGGATGGTAACTAGCGCCGATACCGGCGCGATTCTGGAATAG
- a CDS encoding 2-isopropylmalate synthase, whose product MVMKTIKIFDTTLRDGEQSPGCSMNLSEKIEIAKQLEMLKVDIIEAGFAVSSPGDFESVATVAKTIKNCTVASLSRSVKKDIDASYEALKEAVAPRIHIFLATSPLHMQYKLKMSEEQVLTHIKESVSYARTLVSDVEFSAEDASRSDMAFLATCVKTAIDAGAKTINLPDTVGYALPQEMYDMIAYMKQNVEGVDDVDLAVHCHNDLGMAVANSLASVNAGATQVECTINGIGERAGNASLEEIVMAIHTRRNLFDADTRVNTKQIYRSSRLLSKIIGVSIPPNKAIVGANAFAHESGIHQHGVLAKRETYEIMTPESVGLTTNKMVLGKHSGRHAFDDFLKELGYNLSKEELDSAFAQFKDLCDKKKEVTEYDVEALVAQKAAKVVEHFRLKQFVVNSGNTIQATANVTLEDMSGETREQVALGDGPVDAAYQAIEQIVKMPLKLNNYKINAVSHGEDALGEVVVKVSSEDRTVTGRGLSTDIIEASMLAYINAVNKLLGA is encoded by the coding sequence ATAGTTATGAAAACCATTAAAATATTTGATACGACGCTGCGCGACGGGGAACAGTCCCCGGGATGCAGCATGAACCTGTCGGAAAAGATCGAGATCGCAAAGCAGCTGGAGATGCTGAAAGTGGATATCATCGAAGCAGGCTTTGCCGTTTCGTCCCCCGGCGATTTTGAAAGCGTTGCAACCGTCGCTAAGACGATCAAGAACTGCACGGTCGCATCTCTTTCGCGAAGCGTAAAAAAGGATATCGACGCTTCTTATGAGGCGTTGAAGGAAGCGGTTGCACCGCGTATCCATATCTTTCTGGCAACCTCGCCGCTGCACATGCAATATAAGCTGAAGATGAGCGAAGAACAGGTTCTCACGCACATCAAAGAATCCGTATCTTATGCGCGCACGCTTGTGAGCGATGTGGAATTCTCCGCAGAGGACGCTTCACGGAGCGATATGGCATTTTTGGCAACGTGCGTCAAAACGGCGATCGACGCGGGCGCAAAGACCATCAACCTGCCGGACACGGTGGGCTATGCCCTGCCGCAGGAAATGTATGACATGATCGCCTATATGAAACAAAACGTGGAAGGCGTGGACGACGTCGACCTGGCAGTCCATTGCCACAATGATTTGGGCATGGCAGTGGCAAATTCGCTGGCATCGGTTAATGCGGGCGCAACGCAGGTCGAATGCACGATCAACGGCATCGGCGAGCGCGCAGGCAACGCGTCTTTGGAAGAGATCGTCATGGCGATCCATACGAGGAGGAACCTGTTTGACGCGGATACGCGCGTCAATACCAAGCAGATTTACCGTTCTTCGCGGCTGCTGTCCAAAATCATCGGCGTTTCCATTCCGCCGAACAAGGCGATCGTCGGTGCGAACGCATTCGCACACGAGAGCGGCATCCACCAGCACGGCGTGCTGGCAAAGCGTGAAACGTATGAGATCATGACGCCCGAATCCGTCGGGCTGACCACGAACAAAATGGTGCTGGGCAAGCATTCCGGCCGCCATGCGTTCGACGATTTCTTAAAAGAGCTGGGTTACAACTTAAGTAAGGAAGAGCTGGACAGCGCCTTTGCGCAATTCAAGGACTTGTGCGACAAGAAAAAGGAAGTCACGGAATACGACGTGGAAGCCCTGGTCGCACAGAAGGCGGCCAAGGTCGTAGAGCACTTCCGTTTAAAGCAGTTCGTCGTCAACAGCGGCAACACGATCCAGGCAACGGCCAATGTTACGCTGGAGGATATGTCGGGGGAAACCAGGGAGCAGGTCGCTTTGGGCGACGGGCCTGTCGACGCGGCTTACCAGGCGATCGAGCAGATCGTTAAGATGCCCTTAAAGCTGAACAATTACAAGATCAACGCGGTTTCGCACGGCGAGGACGCGCTGGGCGAGGTCGTGGTCAAGGTTTCCTCGGAAGACCGTACGGTCACCGGACGGGGGCTGTCTACAGACATCATCGAGGCTTCCATGCTGGCGTATATCAATGCGGTTAACAAGTTATTAGGAGCATAG
- a CDS encoding alpha/beta hydrolase produces MKKSGTFLLFLPAAILFCFAGCTVQADFDAQALQEKSEAYTLDMSTGDFTTVADGVASSSKAQLSESALREGWDSTTAKLGSFEGISGTKFTDNGSTALIDISCDFANNGLLIRYTYNAKNEIAGLWLTYVPKAVQPESTDAYEEKAVTVGTQKPLDGILTLPKNTKNPPVVLMIAGSGAQDMNETVGASRNQPFADIAHGLAQQGIASLRYNKRTAQYPTEPTDPLALTIEYEVLDDAAAAADLLKNTGEIDPQRIYVLGHSLGGMLAPKIAQDNGLAGLVCLAGSPRSLLDIMLDQNEAAAAAGQITPQELLQAKALIEKAKNAKQGDTAALLGGTGNYWYSLNQVDTPAIAASLSVPMFFAQGDADFQVSPQKDFAAWEDLFSGKANVQFKLYPGLGHLFTPAPQNAANTIADYDAPQTVDAQVISDIAAWIKGN; encoded by the coding sequence ATGAAAAAATCCGGAACGTTCCTTTTGTTTTTGCCGGCAGCCATCCTATTTTGTTTTGCGGGCTGCACGGTACAGGCAGACTTTGACGCACAGGCTTTGCAGGAAAAAAGCGAGGCCTATACGCTTGATATGTCCACCGGCGATTTTACAACCGTTGCCGATGGCGTCGCATCCTCTTCCAAGGCGCAGCTCAGCGAGTCCGCCCTCCGTGAGGGCTGGGACAGCACCACAGCAAAGCTTGGAAGCTTTGAAGGCATCTCCGGAACAAAATTTACGGACAATGGAAGCACAGCCCTCATAGACATATCCTGCGATTTTGCAAACAACGGCCTGCTCATCCGGTATACCTATAATGCAAAAAACGAGATCGCCGGGCTGTGGCTCACATACGTCCCCAAAGCCGTGCAGCCGGAAAGTACGGATGCTTACGAAGAAAAGGCCGTTACGGTAGGCACGCAAAAGCCTCTCGACGGTATCCTCACGCTCCCTAAAAACACGAAAAACCCGCCTGTAGTCCTGATGATAGCAGGCAGCGGCGCACAGGATATGAACGAAACCGTGGGCGCTTCCCGCAACCAGCCCTTCGCGGATATCGCGCACGGGCTCGCACAGCAGGGCATCGCTTCCCTGCGCTACAACAAACGCACGGCCCAATATCCGACTGAACCAACAGACCCGCTTGCGCTGACCATCGAATATGAGGTTTTGGACGACGCAGCCGCAGCCGCAGATTTGTTAAAAAACACTGGCGAGATAGACCCGCAGCGCATTTACGTCTTAGGCCATAGCCTTGGCGGGATGCTCGCCCCAAAAATCGCGCAGGACAACGGCCTGGCGGGACTGGTCTGCCTTGCCGGTTCCCCGCGCAGCCTTCTCGATATCATGCTCGACCAGAATGAAGCGGCGGCCGCCGCCGGACAGATCACCCCGCAGGAGCTGCTGCAGGCAAAAGCGCTCATCGAAAAAGCGAAAAATGCCAAACAGGGCGATACGGCTGCGCTCCTCGGCGGCACAGGGAATTATTGGTACAGCTTGAACCAGGTCGATACGCCCGCCATCGCAGCGTCGCTTTCTGTCCCCATGTTTTTTGCGCAGGGAGACGCGGATTTCCAGGTATCGCCGCAAAAGGACTTTGCCGCATGGGAGGATCTTTTTTCCGGTAAAGCCAACGTGCAGTTCAAGCTTTATCCCGGCCTCGGCCATCTGTTCACGCCCGCGCCGCAAAACGCCGCGAATACCATAGCGGATTACGACGCGCCGCAAACCGTCGATGCACAGGTCATCTCGGATATCGCGGCATGGATCAAGGGAAACTGA